The Chloroflexota bacterium nucleotide sequence CTCCTCGTTCAATCGTCGCTTGAGCCCCCATGCGATGTAGCGCTCGGCCCTGCGCGAGCCGGACCGCCCGAACATGTCGAGCGCCTTCGGATACCAGCGGTCGATCGCCGCCTGGGCCAGTGGCTTCATCTCCGGGTCCGCCGCCAGCCGCGCGAGCCGGGAGGTGCCGAAGCCAACGTGCCCGACTTCCTCGCGCATGATCTGCGGCAGCACCTGCTCGAGCGGCTGGAACGTGGATCCGACCATCTCTTCGACCTGGAATCGGCCGACGCGGTCGATCAGGCAGCAGAAGGCCGCGACGTCCGCCCAGGTCGGCACGTCCGTCGTGCGGAATGCCTCGAGGAATCGCTCGGAATTCGGTCGCCGAAGCAGATCGGTGCGGTCGACGCCGATCGACTGGAGGAGTCCGTGCATGGCACGGAAGTGGTCCACCTCCTCGGCAAGGATGTGGGTCAACCGGAACATGTCGTCGGCGGTGGGTGCGTCGAGGAACCACTGGGGCCCATAGACGTGGGGTCCCCCGATTTCGCAGTCGGCTTGGATGGTCAGGAGCCGGACAACCAGGTCGCGGTACTCCTCCGGCATCTTTTGGAAGTCTTTCGAGTCGACGCGGTCGGTAAAGGTGGCATGGCTCATGGCTCGCTCCTCCCGGGGGTCACGCTACGAGGAGCATACGGAGCGACGTGGCCACGAGCCTCCGCTGGCGGGGTGGTCGTGGCGCCCACAAAATGGGTGGGGGCGGCCCACCCAAACGGGTGGGAGCCCATCTCCCTCAGGCCTGTCTACGGGCATTCCACCTAGGGCGAAGCGCTCACGCCGGGCGCCCTCGCGGTGTGACGCCCGGTCGTATGCCAGAGAAGCGCGGCGAAGACCAGGAAGACGACGGTGGCGATCGTGCCCCCGAGGGCCACCAGCACGTCCCAGCCTTCCGCGTAGCCGCCGATGATCTCGGCCCCCGCTCGCAGCGCGGCGCTCACGAAAAGGCTCCACATGAGCGCGGCGAGCAGCAGCGGGCGTCCCATCATGAGGGGAGAAAAGCCGGGAAGGATCCGAGACGCCATGAAGACGATGACGGGCAGGAGGAATCCCTGCGCGAGGGCATGCCGGGCGGCCGAGAGCGCCAGGAGCGTCGTCGAGGAGCCCGCTTCCCCGCTCAGCGCCGCGAAGCCGTTGGTCGCCGCCGCGGCGATGAGGAAGGCGAATGCGACGCGCAGCCACAGGCGCGGCGGCTCCGTGATGTGGGGGAGTGTGCTGGCCCGAGCTGGCGGATCAAAGAGCCGGAGGGCGAGGGCATACAGCGCGGCGCCGGCCAGTT carries:
- a CDS encoding Phenylacetic acid catabolic protein; this translates as MSHATFTDRVDSKDFQKMPEEYRDLVVRLLTIQADCEIGGPHVYGPQWFLDAPTADDMFRLTHILAEEVDHFRAMHGLLQSIGVDRTDLLRRPNSERFLEAFRTTDVPTWADVAAFCCLIDRVGRFQVEEMVGSTFQPLEQVLPQIMREEVGHVGFGTSRLARLAADPEMKPLAQAAIDRWYPKALDMFGRSGSRRAERYIAWGLKRRLNEEARRDYVNEVGPVIQSMGLTVPSESANRLFL